TTAGTGTTAATGTATGCGAAATACCGTAATGGACTTATGTTTATTATTGTCGTTCTTGCGGTAATTATCCAATTAGTTCTGTTGCTTTTGAAGTATAAGTATGAGAAATGACCAGAAATTTATGCTTAATTTTCAGGTGCTATTTGAAAGTTTTTAAAATTGTTAACGTAATTAATAGCACACTTGCTTTGTCATCATATTGGCTTAGTGAGTTTACATTTGTTCGGTATTAGATCAAATAATAATTAACTTATAATCCCAGTCTGAACACGACTTGGGATTTTCTTTTGATTTTACGTAGTTTTTTGTAACTAGTCGGCAAGTGCCGACCTGATTATAAAGTAAGTGCCGACTTACTCAGAAATTTGACGATTCATGAATGTGGCAACTGCCGCTTTACTCGTTATCGCTGACGAATTAAGTTTCAGTACATCAGGGTTGCAGATTGCCTTTTGTGCCACTTCTGTTTTAATTTTCTTCAAACTTTATTGTTAAAATGGACTCATGAAGCAAAATGTTCAACGAACTGTCTTTTTGATAAAATAGGAGAAAAGTAAAATGTTTGAAAAAAATAATAAGTCAATTGTAGCGATGGAAATGGAATACATGGGGATTGCGGTAGGTAATGTTGTCTTTTTTACCACAAAATACGACGGAAAACGAAACCGCGCAACTGGGATTGTAAAAGCAATTAGTGGCAATGTGGTAACGGTTAGCAAGTTGCCGTCACGAATGGAAGTGACAACTGAGTACACCAACTCGGTCACGCCGTGGGGGATGTATGGTTGGCCGGTAGAGAAATACAATGAATGGGCAAAAGGAAATTCATTTCTCACTGACGACGAAGATTGGTATGTAACAGAAGCGGATATGGTGGATATTCCATCGTCGAAGTAATATCGGTTGATCAAATCATGCACACAAAATACACATGCTAGCTGCAAATATTATTGATAGTCGTTACCTTTTTCTTGGCGGAGAGAGGTAACGGCTATTTGTTTGTGTTTTACAGAAAAATAACAAATTACCAAACACGACAAAAAATATCTTGCAAGCGCTTACAAAGAGCGGTATGATAAATACAAGAGGTTAGTAAAACGTTTTACAAAGAGAACGAGGTGCTTTGGGGGAATTGAATATTGTAGTAGTGCTAAGAATGGAAATAAAAAACAACTAAATTTATTGGAGGAACATTAAATTGAAAAAAGGATCAGTAATAAATTCAGATATTTCACGCGTGATTGCGCAGATGGGGCACTTTGATACATTAGCTATTGGGGATGCTGGGATGCCAGTTCCGGTGGGCACGGAAAAGATTGATTTGGCGGTTTCTAAGGGGTTGCCATCATTTATCGCAGTACTTAAAAATGTCTTAACTGAATTGGAAGTGCAAAAAGTTTACTTAGCAAACGAGATAAAAACTGAGAATCCTGAAGTATTAGCGCAGACATTGGCTTTGCTTGATGGCATTGAAGTGGCTTACATCCCCCATGAAGATATGAAACGGAATTTGCAACCGGCGCACGCATTTATTCGGACGGGTGAAATGACGCCGTACGCTAACATTATTTTAGAAAGTGGCGTGACCTTTTAGCAAAATGGCATCCTGAGTTTTAATGGGTTAGCTTAAATTTAGTGAAATAATGGAGGGTAAAAGTAATGCAAATTGAAATGAAAAACATTTCGAAGTCGTTTGGGACGAATCATGTCCTCCAAGGAGTTGATTTTAAACTTGGTGAAGCACGCATCCATGCGTTGATGGGTGAAAATGGTGCGGGTAAGTCGACTTTGATGAATATTCTAACGGGGCTGTTATCGCATG
This is a stretch of genomic DNA from Periweissella cryptocerci. It encodes these proteins:
- the rbsD gene encoding D-ribose pyranase → MKKGSVINSDISRVIAQMGHFDTLAIGDAGMPVPVGTEKIDLAVSKGLPSFIAVLKNVLTELEVQKVYLANEIKTENPEVLAQTLALLDGIEVAYIPHEDMKRNLQPAHAFIRTGEMTPYANIILESGVTF